Genomic window (Streptomyces yatensis):
CCCAGCTGCTGGGCTGGCTCGATATGCAGCGTGCCGTCATCGCGTGGAAGTGCGAGGGCCTGTCCGACGCGGACGCCCACCGATCCTTCCTCCCCACCTCGCCCCAGATGACCCTGGCCGGACTCGTCTCCCATATGCGCTGGGTGGAGCACCTGTGGTTCGAGATCGTCCTCCTCGGCCGCCCGGCCCAGGGCCCCCGGTTCGACGAGGACGTCGAGGATGCCGATATGAGGGTCGAGGGCGTCCCGCTCGCCCAGCTCCTCAAGGACTACGCGCGGCAGTGCGAGGTGTCCAACGAGATCATCGCGGCCCACGCCCTGGACGACACCGGCCGCCACCCGGACTTCAACGCCACCTCCACCAGCCTGCGGTGGATCCTCTTCCACATGATCGAGGAAACCGCCCGCCACGCCGGCCATATGGACACCATTCGGGAACTCGTCGACGGGGCGAAGGGCTACTACTAAAGGGCCACTCCTGACGCCCCGCTACGGTGGCCGGGTGACCTACATCGAGATCAACGGCTCGCCCGCCACCGCGGACACATTGCGGCTGCCCGCGCTCACCAGCTACGGGCACTTCACGGCGATGCAGATCAGAGACGCCCGGGTCCGCGGCCTCGACCTCCACCTCGACCGGCTGCGGTCGGCGACCCGGGAACTGTTCGACGGCGACCTCGACGAGGAGCGCGTACGAGCGGACGTCCGGCACGCCCTGCACGCCGCCGATGTCCGCGACGTCTCGCTCCGGGTGTACGTCTACTGGCCCCAGGACGACGAGCGGGCCACCCTGATGGTCACGGTGCGTCCCCCGCAGACGATGCCGAGGGGCCCGAAATCCGTGATGTCGGTCCCCTTCGTCCGCGAACTCCCCCACATCAAGCACCTGGGCGGCTTCGGCCAGAACCACTACCTCACGGCCGCGCACCGCGCCGGACACGACGAGGCTCTGCTGACGGATGGGCAGGGTGTGGTGGCCGAGGGCGCGATCACCAACATCGCCTTCTGGGACGGCGCATCCGTGACCTGGCCGGACGCCCCCTCCCTACGGGGCATCACGATGGCCCTCCTGGAACCCCGCCTCCCCTCGACCCGCCGCCAGGTAACCCTCGCGGACCTCTCCGCTTATCGCTCGGCGTTCCTCACCAACTCACAGGGGTTCGCACCAGTGCGGCGGATCGACGAGGTGGAGTACACGGTGGATGAGGAGCTGATGGGGCGAGTGGGCGCGGCGTACGACGCGGTGGAGTGGGACGCGATCTGATCCCTGATCGGACCTGGGCCTGACTCTGACACGGATGTCAGGCTGTCGGCCCGCGGCCACTTGGACGCGTGGGCGGTCAACGTGGTGGGCGCGGCCACCGCCGCCGCGCATGTGCTGCCCACGATGGCGGAGCGGGGTAGCGGAACGTTCATCGTCACGGGCGGCATGCCCCAGCCCAAGCCCGCCTATGTGAGCCTGTCCTTCGGCAAGGCCGGGGTCCGCACCTTGGTGCAACTCCTCGACATGGAATACGGCCCCTCCGGCGTCCACGTGGCTACGGTCACCGTCGACGGCCCCGTAGCCCCCGGCACGGACTTCGACCCGGACGAGTAGCGGACCACTACTGGCGCCTCCACACCCAGCCCCGCGATGCGTGGCAACAGGAAGTCCTCCATACGGGCGCCAACTGACTACCGCCACCTTCATCTGGAAGTTTCGCCCAAGGCCCTGGCGAGACCTGGCACCGGTTCGTACTCAACATCTACGTTGGTCCGGTCAAAAAAATACTTGGCACCCAGCAACGACCTCAAGTCGGCTTCGACGCGAAGTCGTTCCCCCATTGCTTCGGGAACGACTGGCGAGTCCAGCAGCACTACCGTCTGATCAGAACTGATGCTGATGGAGTGAGCATCGGGCAGTGATTGCAACTTGGCGCCGAAGTGATTTACCAGATCAGCGCCGAAGATCGTCAGCCAGTACACGCCCGGAAGAAACCTTCGAAAATCCGCGGCGGAGACCCCAACGGCCTGGGTCATAGCGCCCGACCCGCTTGTCTCGACCACTGTATGTTTCGCATCGTATTCATCGACCGAACAGGCGAATCCATAATACGGCGGTAGCTGAATGCAAAGTCCGTAGAGCCACTGTAGCCACCGACCACCCTGATCACCTTTCATGGCCGCCAGATCCCACCAGAAGGTCCATTTCGCCAGCCGGTCGGACAGGTACGAGAACATGGCCTTGAACTTTGCGTTCCTTCCTCGCACGAAAAGCACGCCTTCTGCAGAGTAGAGATCACACGCCGCACCAAAACTTTGCGGGCTGAACTCACTCCGGGCCCTCTCAACGGAATCGAACCGAGATGGAGAAATCAGCGGATCAACCAGAACCTGCCAGAGCGTCTGTACTGAGCGCAGGCTTGAAAGGTCCTGAGGAGTGTACACAGATGCCCGAAAGGCATTTCCCATTTCTCTCATCCTTTCGAGTCGATGTCTTAATCAACTGCGACTTCGAGGCGCCTGGGAATAATTCAGCACACTTCGGTTCTCACTCCAACCTCACAGCACCTCGTATATTATTCCACCACTATCAGCTATGGCCTCCTTGAGGGGCCCGGTCACATGCGTGCCCTCGGGGTGTTCATCCGAAGGGGCGCGTACGACGATGTCAAATCGGTTGGCAGCAGGCAGCATTGCACTGCTGCCACGGAGTCGCACACGCAAGCCTTTTGCGATTCGAGTGTTGTCCCTCATCTGCTCGTCATAGCTCTGCACCGCCACATCCTTGACATCCCCGACGACCTGTCCGCTGAGGAAGAAGTCGGGAATCCTTTCGCGCTCCACCTTCTTTTTGAGGTTCAATATTTCGATTGTCTGGTTATTCTTTGCGACGCCCATTCCGGATTCCGCATTGTAGGCGTCTATACCGGGCTTCTCCTTGACGCGACCAAGTTTGCGCGCCGCTCGCCCCTCAACGTATTTGACGATAGACTGCTTCCCTTCGTACTTATTCTTGAAATCGTCCACATATCTCTGACTCGTTCCTGGCTGCAGCTTCTCCAACCTGTCCAGATTCGGTGTTTTCAACAACAGAATCTCTCGGGGCCTTACCGGCAACACATGGCTGGAGGTGGCCATCGCCTGAACATGCACCTTCTGGCCCTGTGCATCGGTGGACTCTACAACCAGTCGCAGCGGAACCCGATGGTTACGCGATAGGGCTGGAAGTTTTGATGCGGCCTGGCTTCGGGTCGGCCGAGACGCGAGAAGGGCTTCCGCATCTCGAATCGCGGCTCGCTTGTCCGACTGCTTCGCGCCAGCATCCGCCGAGTTTCCCCTGTCAGCGGATCCAGGCTTTCCCTTGAAGCCATTAGAGAATTTCTTGGCGGCCCGGGCGATTTTGGCGGCGATTTTGTCGATGGCGCGGTTGACCGGGCGGGAGACTTTTTGGAAGACCTGTTTGATCTTGTTGGCCAGGCCGCCGATGCCGAGCAGCGACGCCAGGAGGCCGATCAGGAGGGGGATGCTCGCGGCGAGGGCGGTTTCGATCGTCTTGGGGACGCCGGCCGCGCCGCCGTTGGCTATGGCTATGACCGCGTCCAGGACCGCGTTGACGAATTCGACGATCTGGGCGCCCTGGTTCACGATGAACGTGACGATGTCGATGATGCCCTTGACCGCGCGGACGAAGGCGGAGGCGGGGTTGAGGAGGGAGAGGATCCAGGTGATGCCCGCGATGATGACCGTGGGGATCAGGTAGGACTTGAGCTCTTCGAGGATGGTGGACTTCAGGTCGCCGGTTTCGGCGGTGATTTCCTTGGCTGCGCCCGCCGGGCCCTCGGTGGCGAGGGCCTTCGCCACCGGGACGGATTGTTCGGCAGCGCTCATGGCCTGGTCGGGGACGCCCTTACGGGTGATGCGGGCGCGGATGTTCGCCCAGGTCAGGCCCAGCAAGGAGGCGATCAGCTGGATGATGCCTTTGAGGTCGAACTTTGATGGGATTTCGATTCCGGCCTTGGCCGAAGTCCCCAACAGCCAGGAGACCAGGCCCGTTTGGAGGTGGGTGCCGATGTTGGAGATGAACTGCTGGAGACCCGCGCCCACCGCGCGGACCAGGTTGCCCAGGAAGCCGATCGGGTCCTTGATGATCTTCATGATGGCGCCGGCGGCCTTGGCCAGGATGCCCATCAGGAGGTTCTTGAGCTCGTTGATGGTCTTGATGACGCCGACGACGGCGTCCACGGCCTTCTGGACCAGGCCCTTGTTCGCCTCCTGGAGTTTCTTGATCTCCTCGTCCACCGCATTGAGGGCCTGGGTGTATTTCTGGGCCAGGGTCTGGACCAGTTGCTTCGATTTGTCGTTGACCTCCGACTCCAGGCCGTCGAACTTTCCGGCGAAGTCCTTCGCCGCGTCCTGGCCGTACTTCTTCAGTTCGGCGGGGAGCTTGTCGACCTCCGCCTTCAGTTCGGCGCGGCCCTTGGCGATACGGGCCTTGGCCCTGCCCAGTTCGGTGCCGATCGTGTCGGCGATGGACGAGATGACGCCCTGCATCAGACGTACGTAGAGCTTGCGGGACTCCTGGAAGAGCTGGTTGGCCTCCTCCGGCATGCCCGCGATCTTGTCTTTGGCCCATTTGGCCGGGCCCCAGAAGCCGCCGTAGCGCTTGTCCTTGTACTCCTTCATCCGGCGCTTCTGGTCGGTGTTGAAGGCGTCCCGGGCCTTCTTCTCGCCCTCCTCGAACTGTTTGTCCACCTTGCCGTCGAGGCCGTCGAGGATGCCCTCGACGTCCTTCTGCGTGGCGTCGAAGACCTTCTGGAGCTTGGCGGTGACCTCCTCCCGCTTCTTCTCGTCCTTCGATTTGGCCTCGCCCTTGCCGCCGTCGACCTGCTTGCCCGCGCCCGCGCGGGTGGCGGTCAGGGCGGACATGGCCTGGGTGCCGGCCGCGGCCGCCTGTGACTTCGCGGTGGCCAGTTGCCGCTTCTCCGCTCCCCGGGCCTGCGCCGGGGCCGTCGCGGAGTGCTTTTCCGCCTTCTTCTTCTCGCCCAGGGCGTCCGTGAACTCCGGCTCGTTGCTCTTGGCCAGCTGCTCCTCGGTGACGTCCGCGTCCGCCATCTGCTGATCGGTCTTCTTCGGGCCTTCCGAGAAGTCCGTGACCTCGGGCGGCTGCTGCCGCGGAGTGGCGTCGGCGGCGCTCGGTGCGCCCGGGTTGGCCGGAGGCTGGTCCGGCCCCATGGGCGTGACCTGCTTCTCCTTGGCCTTCGAGGTGTCGGGGGCGGCCTTCGTGGTCGTCTCGATGTCCTTCGAGGACGCCTTCTTGCCGTCGGTGACCTTGCCGTCGACCTCGCCCTTGATCTTGTCGGCCTTGCCGGAGTCGGCGAACTTGTCTGCCTCGTCGAGGTTCTTGGGCGCCTGCGCCGCGATCGCCTCGTTCACCGCCGCGATGAAGCCCGCCTTGTCGAACTCCCCCGGCTTGGCGGCGTTCATCTTCTCCGCGTTGGCCGCCTTGCCCTGCGCCTCCTTGTCGTCCGGCGGGGCCACCGCCGCGTCCTGGGCGGACCGGGACTCCGCGGTCGCGGGGTGGTGCTGGGACAGCTTCCGCTTCTTCGCCGCGACGTCCGACTGGACCTTGCGGAAGCCGGGGGCCTGGGCCGGTGGAGGCTTCACCGGCGCCGCGTAGCGCTGGGCGACCAGACGGGAGACCGCCGTGTTCCCGGCCGCGGCCTGCAGGCGCTGGAGGTGGCGGGGGGACAGACCGGGGGCGGCGGACGGGGGGACAGGCGCGGCCGCCTGCTCAGAGGCCGCCGACGGGGCTGGGGCCGAGGTCGGCTGCGGTGCCGTGCGCTCCCTCGCCCCCGGCTTCGCGGACGCGGCAGACTTCCCGGACTTCTCCGAGGCAGACTTCATCGCGTCATCCGGTCACCGGGCGGCCGGCGATACGTCCGCGACATGTATGCGCGCCATGTATGTCAGGGTGCTGGTTCCACCCCCTCCAAGCCCGTGGCAGACCGGGCAGCGATGGGGGCAGGGCTTTCTGCCCTATCGGGAAAGGGAATCCGCTGCCTCTTCGGGCAGGGCCTTGTGTACGCCGGGGCGGCCGAAAGCCCGTTCCCGTTGATCCTTTTCCCGGGAACAATCGCTCTCGTTTCCCCGGTCAAGGAGAGTGGCATGCCGTCGTACTTGTCCCCGGGTGTCTACGTCGAAGAGGTGGAATCCGGGTCGCGGCCGATCGAGGGGGTCGGGACCTCGGTCGCCGCCTTCATCGGGTTCGCGCAGAAGGGGCCGTTCAACGAGCCGACGCTCATCACCAACTGGACGCAGTTCACCACCGTTTTCGGGGACTTCGTCGAGGGCACCTACCTCGCCTCCTCCATCTACGGTTTCTTCGCCAATGGTGGTGGCATCTGCTACGTCGTGCGCATCGGCGGCGCGGAGGAGGCGGAGCCGGGCGGAGAGCGCGCGGGCACGGCGAAGGAGGTCGCCTCGGGGCCTTCGGCCCAGCTCGGGCCGTATGTCGTCCGCACCCTTCCCGGTGCCACCGGGGAGATCACCGTCGAGGTGGCCGACCCCGAGGGCGACGACCCGCCGCAGGACGTCTTCGCGCTGGTGGTCAAGCGGGACGGAGTGGTCGTGGAGACCTACCCGGCCGTGACCACCAAGCGCAGCAAGGAGAACGTGGCCACGCAGGTCAGGGCCCGGTCCCAGCTGATCAGGCTGGAGGAGCCGGGGAAGGGCGCGGCGCCCGCGAGGCCCGAGTCGCAGGTGGTGACGCTCGCCGCCTCTCCCGGTGCCGGCCCGGGGGCCGGCGCGGCGGTGGTGCCGGACGCGCTGTCGGCGGACTCGTACGTGGGGGATCCCGACCAGCGGACCGGATTCGGCGGTCTGGAGGCGGTCGAGGAGATCACCATGGTGGCCGCGCCGGACCTGATGAGCGCCTACCAGCGGGGTGCGGTGGACCTCGAGACGGTGATCACGGTGCAGCGCGGGCTGATCACCCACTGCGAGGCGATGGGCGACCGGATCGCCATTCTCGACCCGCCGCCCGCCCTGAGCCCGCGGCAGATCAAGACCTGGCGCGAGGAGACGACCGGGTTCGACTCCCGGTACGCCACCCTCTACTACCCGTGGATCAAGGTGTTCGACCCGGCCGTGGGCCGGGACGCCTTCGTACCGCCGAGCGGACACATCGCGGGGGTGTGGGCGCGCAACGACGAGACGCGTGGGGTGCACAAGGCCCCGGCGAACGAGGTGGTACGGGGCGCCGTCGCGCTCCAGACGCAGATCACCAAGGGCGAGCACGACCTCCTCAACCCCATCGGGCTCAACTGCATCCGTGCCTTCCCCGGCCGCGGCATCCGGGTGTGGGGCGCGCGCACGCTCGCCGATGACGCGTCCTGGCGCTATCTCAATGTGCGGCGGCTGTTCAACTACCTGGAGGAGTCGATTCTGGCGGGCACCCAGTGGGTGGTCTTCGAGCCCAACGACGACGCCCTGTGGGCCCGTATCCGGCGCACCATCTCGGCGTTCCTGGTCAATGAGTGGCGCAAGGGCGCGCTCTTCGGGCTGACCCCGGACGAGGCCTTCTATGTGAAATGCGACCGCGAGACCAATCCGCCGGAGTCCATCGACGCCGGGCAGGTGATCTGTGAGGTCGGGGTGGCCCCGGTGAAGCCCGCGGAGTTCGTGGTGTTCCGGCTCGCCCAGCTCTCCGCGGGCACGGGAGCGGTTGACGAGTGATGAGCGGTTGATGAGTGATGAGCGGTTGATGAGTGATGACCACCACGACCGACCCGATCCTAGGAGGCTGGTATGCCGCTCCCCGAACTCGACAGCTCCGTGGGACATTCCTTCGGGCTGGAATTCGACAGCGTGCTCATCAGGCAGATCACCGAGGTCAGTGGTCTGAAGATGGAGCAGGACGTGATCGAGCTGAAGCAGAACACCGCCGACGGGAAGTACGCCATCAAGAAGCTGCCCGGCCGTCCCAAGGCCGGTGAGGTCACGGTCACCCGCGGTCTGACCGAGGACAACAGCTTCGAGCAGTGGATCAAGGATTCCCGGTTCGGGAAGATGACCAATGCCCGGCGCAACGGCTCCATCATCGTCTACGACTACGAGGGCATTCCGATCAAGCGGTACAAGCTCATCAACGCCTGGCCCAAGTCCCTGGAGATCAGCACGCTCAAGGCCGGTGACACCTCCGTGCTCACCGAGAAGCTGGCCATCACCTACGAGAGCGTGGAAGTCGACTGATGCGGCGTACCATCGCGGCATCCCCCGAGCGGGCGGCCCCGGACCGGCAGACCGAGACCCTGCGGACGGAGTTCCCCTTCGAGCTGCCGCGCGGATACGTGGACGAATCCGGGACGGTGCACCGCGACGGCATCATGCGGCTCGCCACCGCCCGCGATGAGCTGATCCCGCTGCGGGACGACCGGGTGCGGGAGAACTCCGCCTATCTCTCGGTGGTGCTGATCTCCCGGGTGCTCACCCGGCTCGGCTCGATCGAGGACATCCATCCGGGCATCGTCGAGGACCTGTTCGCCTCCGACCTCGCCTTTCTGCAGGACTTCTACCGCAGGATCAACGCCGAGGGGCACACCAGGGCCGCGGTCACCTGCCCCTCGTGCCAGGAGAACTTCGCGGTGGATCTGTCCGGTGGTGGTCGCCTGGGGGAATCGTGACGTACGCGGCCGACCGGATCCATGAGGAGGTCGCGTACCTCGCCTACCACTTCCACTGGCCCCTCGACCAGATCCTCGACCTCGAGCACACCGACCGATTGCGGTACGTGGACCACATTGTCCGGCTGAACGAGCGGTGACATGACATGGGATTGCTGTCCTGGCTGGCCGGACACCGGCCAAGTGGCACCGGGAACACGGCGCACACCGGATCGGAGACGGAGACGGGCCCCTTGAGGCCGCCTGCCGTGCCGGGGTGGCGGGAGGTGCCGCCGTTGCAACGGACGGTG
Coding sequences:
- a CDS encoding aminotransferase class IV, yielding MTYIEINGSPATADTLRLPALTSYGHFTAMQIRDARVRGLDLHLDRLRSATRELFDGDLDEERVRADVRHALHAADVRDVSLRVYVYWPQDDERATLMVTVRPPQTMPRGPKSVMSVPFVRELPHIKHLGGFGQNHYLTAAHRAGHDEALLTDGQGVVAEGAITNIAFWDGASVTWPDAPSLRGITMALLEPRLPSTRRQVTLADLSAYRSAFLTNSQGFAPVRRIDEVEYTVDEELMGRVGAAYDAVEWDAI
- a CDS encoding phage tail protein; the protein is MPLPELDSSVGHSFGLEFDSVLIRQITEVSGLKMEQDVIELKQNTADGKYAIKKLPGRPKAGEVTVTRGLTEDNSFEQWIKDSRFGKMTNARRNGSIIVYDYEGIPIKRYKLINAWPKSLEISTLKAGDTSVLTEKLAITYESVEVD
- a CDS encoding SDR family NAD(P)-dependent oxidoreductase encodes the protein MDAWAVNVVGAATAAAHVLPTMAERGSGTFIVTGGMPQPKPAYVSLSFGKAGVRTLVQLLDMEYGPSGVHVATVTVDGPVAPGTDFDPDE
- a CDS encoding DUF6760 family protein, with product MTYAADRIHEEVAYLAYHFHWPLDQILDLEHTDRLRYVDHIVRLNER
- a CDS encoding DinB family protein translates to MTTPPRIRPPRTADERTQLLGWLDMQRAVIAWKCEGLSDADAHRSFLPTSPQMTLAGLVSHMRWVEHLWFEIVLLGRPAQGPRFDEDVEDADMRVEGVPLAQLLKDYARQCEVSNEIIAAHALDDTGRHPDFNATSTSLRWILFHMIEETARHAGHMDTIRELVDGAKGYY
- a CDS encoding phage tail sheath family protein, coding for MPSYLSPGVYVEEVESGSRPIEGVGTSVAAFIGFAQKGPFNEPTLITNWTQFTTVFGDFVEGTYLASSIYGFFANGGGICYVVRIGGAEEAEPGGERAGTAKEVASGPSAQLGPYVVRTLPGATGEITVEVADPEGDDPPQDVFALVVKRDGVVVETYPAVTTKRSKENVATQVRARSQLIRLEEPGKGAAPARPESQVVTLAASPGAGPGAGAAVVPDALSADSYVGDPDQRTGFGGLEAVEEITMVAAPDLMSAYQRGAVDLETVITVQRGLITHCEAMGDRIAILDPPPALSPRQIKTWREETTGFDSRYATLYYPWIKVFDPAVGRDAFVPPSGHIAGVWARNDETRGVHKAPANEVVRGAVALQTQITKGEHDLLNPIGLNCIRAFPGRGIRVWGARTLADDASWRYLNVRRLFNYLEESILAGTQWVVFEPNDDALWARIRRTISAFLVNEWRKGALFGLTPDEAFYVKCDRETNPPESIDAGQVICEVGVAPVKPAEFVVFRLAQLSAGTGAVDE
- a CDS encoding phage tail protein, translating into MKSASEKSGKSAASAKPGARERTAPQPTSAPAPSAASEQAAAPVPPSAAPGLSPRHLQRLQAAAGNTAVSRLVAQRYAAPVKPPPAQAPGFRKVQSDVAAKKRKLSQHHPATAESRSAQDAAVAPPDDKEAQGKAANAEKMNAAKPGEFDKAGFIAAVNEAIAAQAPKNLDEADKFADSGKADKIKGEVDGKVTDGKKASSKDIETTTKAAPDTSKAKEKQVTPMGPDQPPANPGAPSAADATPRQQPPEVTDFSEGPKKTDQQMADADVTEEQLAKSNEPEFTDALGEKKKAEKHSATAPAQARGAEKRQLATAKSQAAAAGTQAMSALTATRAGAGKQVDGGKGEAKSKDEKKREEVTAKLQKVFDATQKDVEGILDGLDGKVDKQFEEGEKKARDAFNTDQKRRMKEYKDKRYGGFWGPAKWAKDKIAGMPEEANQLFQESRKLYVRLMQGVISSIADTIGTELGRAKARIAKGRAELKAEVDKLPAELKKYGQDAAKDFAGKFDGLESEVNDKSKQLVQTLAQKYTQALNAVDEEIKKLQEANKGLVQKAVDAVVGVIKTINELKNLLMGILAKAAGAIMKIIKDPIGFLGNLVRAVGAGLQQFISNIGTHLQTGLVSWLLGTSAKAGIEIPSKFDLKGIIQLIASLLGLTWANIRARITRKGVPDQAMSAAEQSVPVAKALATEGPAGAAKEITAETGDLKSTILEELKSYLIPTVIIAGITWILSLLNPASAFVRAVKGIIDIVTFIVNQGAQIVEFVNAVLDAVIAIANGGAAGVPKTIETALAASIPLLIGLLASLLGIGGLANKIKQVFQKVSRPVNRAIDKIAAKIARAAKKFSNGFKGKPGSADRGNSADAGAKQSDKRAAIRDAEALLASRPTRSQAASKLPALSRNHRVPLRLVVESTDAQGQKVHVQAMATSSHVLPVRPREILLLKTPNLDRLEKLQPGTSQRYVDDFKNKYEGKQSIVKYVEGRAARKLGRVKEKPGIDAYNAESGMGVAKNNQTIEILNLKKKVERERIPDFFLSGQVVGDVKDVAVQSYDEQMRDNTRIAKGLRVRLRGSSAMLPAANRFDIVVRAPSDEHPEGTHVTGPLKEAIADSGGIIYEVL